The region CCGCGAAGATCTACGCGAACGAGGGCGTCGCGCAGGTGCTCTTCTTCGAGAGCGACGAAGTCTGCGACGTGTCCTATGCCGACCGCGGCGGCAAGTATCAGGGACAGCGCGGTGTCACGCTGCCGAAAACCTGATCTGCTTGCATATCGGTCTGACCTATCGCCAGTCCGGGTGACCGCTGCGCCGGGGCATGAACAGCCCCCCGCGCCGCGGTCGTTCTTTTTGGAGAATCGCCCATGAAGTTTCGTTTTCCCGTCGTCATCATCGACGAAGATTTCCGCTCCGAGAACATCTCGGGCTCCGGCATCCGGGCGTTGGCGGAGGCGATCGAGAAAGAAGGCGTCGAGGTGCTCGGCCTGACGAGCTACGGCGATCTCACGTCGTTCGCGCAGCAGTCGAGCCGCGCGTCGTGCTTCATCCTGTCGATCGACGACGACGAACTGATGCTCGGCGAGCTCGGCGCGGACGGCGAGCTGCCCGAGCTCGCGACCGCGATCATCGAGCTGCGCGCGTTCGTCGCCGAAGTGCGCCGCCGCAACGCGGATATCCCGATCTTCCTGTACGGCGAGACGCGCACGTCGCGCCATCTGCCGAACGACATCCTGCGCGAGCTGCACGGCTTCATCCACATGTTCGAGGACACGCCGGAGTTCGTTGCGCGCCACATCATCCGCGAGGCGAAGGTCTACCTCGATTCGCTCGCACCGCCGTTCTTCAAGGAGCTCGTCAAGTACGCGGACGAAGGCTCGTACTCGTGGCACTGCCCGGGGCACTCCGGCGGCGTCGCGTTCCTGAAGAACCCGCTCGGCCAGATGTTCCACCAGTTCTTCGGCGAGAACATGCTGCGCGCGGACGTGTGCAACGCGGTCGACGAGCTTGGCCAGTTGCTCGACCACACGGGGCCCGTGGCCGCGTCCGAGCGCAACGCCGCGCGGATCTTCAGCGCCGATCACCTGTTCTTCGTGACGAACGGCACGTCGACGTCGAACAAGATCGTCTGGCACGCGACGGTCGCGCCGGGCGACATCGTGCTCGTCGATCGCAACTGCCACAAGTCGATCCTGCACGCGATCACGATGACGCACGCGATTCCGGTGTTCCTCACGCCGACGCGCAACCACTTCGGCATCATCGGGCCGATTCCGCGCGACGAGTTCAAGCCGGAGAACATCCGCAAGAAGATCGAGGCGAACCCGTTCGCGCGCGAGGCGCTCAGGAAGAATCCGAACGCGAAGCCGCGGATCCTCACGATCACGCAGAGCACGTACGACGGCGTCGTCTACAACGTCGAGCAGATCAAGGATCTGCTCGGCGATCTCGTCGACACGCTGCACTTCGACGAAGCGTGGCTGCCGCACGCCGAGTTCCATCCGTTCTACCAGGACATGCACGCGATCGGCGCGGGCCGCCCGCGCACGGGCGCGCTCGTGTTCGCGACGCACTCGACGCACAAGCTGCTCGCGGGCATCTCGCAGGCCTCGCAGATCGTGGTGCAGGATTCGGAGAACCGCACGTTCGACAAGCATCGCTTCAACGAGGCGTACCTGATGCACACGTCGACGAGCCCGCAATACGCGATCATCGCGTCGTGCGATGTCGCGGCCGCGATGATGGAGCCGCCGGGCGGCACCGCGCTCGTCGAGGAATCGATCGCCGAGGCGATCGACTTTCGCCGCGCGATGCGCAAGGTGGACGCCGAGTACGGCGACGACTGGTTCTTCAGCGTGTGGGGCCCGGACAACCTGTCGGAGGAGGGAATCGGCTCGCGCGCCGACTGGCTGCTCAAGCCGAACGACCGCTGGCACGGCTTCGGCCCGCTCGCGCCGGGCTTCAACATGCTCGACCCGATCAAGGCGACGATCATCACGCCGGGGCTCGACGTCGACGGCGAGTTCGGCGAAACGGGCATTCCGGCCGCGATCGTCACCAAGTATCTGGCCGAGCACGGGATCATCGTCGAGAAGACGGGCCTGTACTCGTTCTTCATCATGTTCACGATCGGCATCACGAAGGGCCGCTGGAACTCGATGGTCACCGAGCTGCAGCAGTTCAAGGACGACTACGACAACAACCAGCCGCTCTGGCGCGTGCTGCCCGAGTTCGTCGCGCAGTATCCGCTCTACGAGCGCGTCGGCCTGCGCGATCTCTGCACGCAGATCCACGACGTGTACCGCGCGAACGACATCGCGCGGCTCACGACCGAGATGTACCTGTCGAACATGGAGCCGGCGATGAAGCCGTCCGACGCGTTCGCGAAGCTCGCGCACCGCGAGATCGACCGCGTGCCGCTCGACGAGCTCGAAGGACGCGTGACGAGCATCCTGCTCACGCCGTATCCGCCGGGCATTCCGCTGTTGATCCCGGGCGAGCGCTTCAACAAGACGATCGTCAACTACCTGCGGTTCGCGCGCGATTTCAACGAGCGCTTCCCGGGCTTTCACACGGACATCCACGGCCTCGTCGCCGAAGAGATGAACGGCCGCATCGAGTACTACGTCGACTGCGTGCGCGATTGACGATGACGGCAGTCCGCAAGACGCTCGTGCGTTTCGCCGCCGCCGCGCTCGCCGGCTGGCTCGCGGCGGCGGCGGCGGGCGCGGCGCACGCCGAGGTCGCGGCCGCCGATCCGATCGACGTCGCGATGCGCCAGTGTCTCGCGCGGCGCGACCGCTCGTCGACGGCGGGCCAGATCCAGTGCATGGACGAGGCGCGGCAGCAGTGGCAGGGCGAGGTCGACGCCGCGTACCAGCGGCTCCTGAAGACGGCGCCCGCCGACGCGCGGCGCGGCTGGCAGGAGAGCCAGCGCCGCTGGCTCGCGTGGCGCAAGGACGAGGCGCATCTCGTGCGCGCGGTCTACGAGACGACGCAGGGCACGATGTACGCGATGGCGAACGCCGACATGCGGCTGCAGCCGGTGCGCGAGCGCGCGCTCGCGCTGCGCGGCGCGGCCGACCGCTACTACGCGCAGCCGGGCGGCGGCAAGGGCGCCGTGCATCGCGTGCGGCCCTGCATGCGCGATGCGGCGTGCGAGCACGCGCTCTTCGACATGAACCGCTATTACGAGAAACTGCGCGCGCGGATGCCCGCCGATTCGCTGCCGACGCTCGTCGCCGCGCAACGCGAATGGGCGGCGTTTCGCGACGCGATGACGCCGCTCGTCAGCGAGAGCGAGCGCGTCGATCTGATCGGCGCGCGCGTCGCGACGCTCAAGCGCTTCTCCGAGACCGTCAACAATCGCTGAACGCCGCGCGGGCAGCGTGCGCGTTCGGTGCGCGCGTCGCTCATCGGGCGGCGTGAGCGTTCGCTCGTTGTTCGGCCGACATCGAATTCGCGCTTGGGCGCAGGTGCGCCGGGCACGGCCGTGCCGCCCGGGCTTACGCGAGCGGCGCGGCGCGCGGGCCGAACCATGCCGGCACGAGCGCGATCGCCTCGTCGAGCGAATCGAGCACGCGCAGGCTCAGCGCGACGATCTCGGGCGTCGGCGCCTTCAGATCGGGCACGGTGACGACGGACGCGCCCGCGCGGGTCGCGGCGAGCGCGCCGAAATCGCTGTCCTCGAATGCGACGCAGGCGTGCGCGGGCACGTTCAGCCGCTCGGCCGCGAGCCGGTAGACCGCCGGATCGGGCTTGCCGCGCGCGACTTCGTCGCCGCCCGCGATCGCGGCGAAACGCTCGAGCACGCCGACCGCGTGCAGCCGCGTGCGAATTACGTCGCGCGCGGACGACGACGCGACCGCGCACGGCACGCCCGCCTCGGCGAGCGCGCCCAGCAGCGCCCGCGCGCCCGGCTTGAGCGGAAATTTCGGATGCGGCCGCGGCGCGGCGAGCTGCTCGCGCACCTGCGCGGACACCGCGCGGAACGCGTCGTCGCCGAGCAGGCCGGCGAGGATCGCCTGGCCTTCGCGGAACGAGCGGCCGACGGTCTGCAGGTAGTCGGCCGCCGACAGCGCGGTGCCGTGCGCGCGCGCGACGTCGATCCACGCGTTCATGATGGTCCGCTCGGAATCGACGAGCAGGCCGTCCATATCGAAGATTGCCGCCGAGAACATGCGATCGTCCCGTCCGTGAAGGCGCGGCCCGCTTACTGGCCGAGCGCCGCGCGCGCGGCCTTCGCCGCCGCGCGCACCTGGTCCGGCGCGGTGCCGCCCGGATGATTGCGGCTCGCGACCGAGCCTTCGAGCGTCAGATAGTCGAACACGTCCTCGCCGATCAGATGCGCGACGTTCGGCAGTTCCTGCTTCATTTCGTCGAGCGTCAGATCCGCGAGGTCGATGCCGCGCGCGTCGCAGACCTTCACCGCGTGCGCGACCGCCTCGTGCGCGTCGCGGAACGGCAACCCGCGCTTGACCAGGTAGTCCGCGAGATCCGTCGCGGTCGAGAAGCCCTGCAGCGCGGCCGCGCGCATCGCGTCCGGCTTCACCGTGATGCCCGCGACCATCTCCGCGAAGATCCGCAGCGTGTCGGCGACGGTGTCGACCGTGTCGAACAGCGGTTCCTTGTCTTCCTGATTGTCCTTGTTGTACGCGAGCGGCTGGCCCTTCATCAGCGTGAGCAGCGCCATCAGGTGGCCGTTTACGCGGCCCGTCTTGCCGCGCGCGAGCTCGGGCACGTCCGGGTTCTTCTTCTGCGGCATGATCGAGCTGCCGGTGCAGAAGCGGTCGGCGATGTCGATGAAGCCCACGCGCGGGCTCATCCACAGCACGAGTTCTTCCGAGAAGCGCGACACGTGCGTCATCACGAGCGCGGCCGCGGCCGTGAATTCGATCGCGAAGTCGCGATCGGACACCGCGTCGAGCGAGTTCGCGCAGATGCCGTCGAAGCCGAGCGTCTTCGCCACCGCGTGGCGGTCGATCGGATAGCTGGTGCCCGCGAGCGCCGCCGCGCCGAGCGGCAGGCGGTTCACGCGCGCGCGGCAGTCGCGCAT is a window of Burkholderia mallei ATCC 23344 DNA encoding:
- a CDS encoding HAD family hydrolase, yielding MFSAAIFDMDGLLVDSERTIMNAWIDVARAHGTALSAADYLQTVGRSFREGQAILAGLLGDDAFRAVSAQVREQLAAPRPHPKFPLKPGARALLGALAEAGVPCAVASSSARDVIRTRLHAVGVLERFAAIAGGDEVARGKPDPAVYRLAAERLNVPAHACVAFEDSDFGALAATRAGASVVTVPDLKAPTPEIVALSLRVLDSLDEAIALVPAWFGPRAAPLA
- a CDS encoding lysozyme inhibitor LprI family protein encodes the protein MTAVRKTLVRFAAAALAGWLAAAAAGAAHAEVAAADPIDVAMRQCLARRDRSSTAGQIQCMDEARQQWQGEVDAAYQRLLKTAPADARRGWQESQRRWLAWRKDEAHLVRAVYETTQGTMYAMANADMRLQPVRERALALRGAADRYYAQPGGGKGAVHRVRPCMRDAACEHALFDMNRYYEKLRARMPADSLPTLVAAQREWAAFRDAMTPLVSESERVDLIGARVATLKRFSETVNNR
- the argH gene encoding argininosuccinate lyase, which translates into the protein MTSQLHKKGEAWSARFSEPMSELVKRYTSSVFFDKRLALVDIAGSLAHAGMLAAQKIISADDLAAIERGMAQIKGEIERGEFEWQLDLEDVHLNIEARLTALIGDAGKRLHTGRSRNDQVATDIRLWLRGEIDRIGGLLNDLRGALIDLAEQNADTILPGFTHLQVAQPVTFGHHLLAYVEMFSRDAERMRDCRARVNRLPLGAAALAGTSYPIDRHAVAKTLGFDGICANSLDAVSDRDFAIEFTAAAALVMTHVSRFSEELVLWMSPRVGFIDIADRFCTGSSIMPQKKNPDVPELARGKTGRVNGHLMALLTLMKGQPLAYNKDNQEDKEPLFDTVDTVADTLRIFAEMVAGITVKPDAMRAAALQGFSTATDLADYLVKRGLPFRDAHEAVAHAVKVCDARGIDLADLTLDEMKQELPNVAHLIGEDVFDYLTLEGSVASRNHPGGTAPDQVRAAAKAARAALGQ
- a CDS encoding arginine/lysine/ornithine decarboxylase — protein: MKFRFPVVIIDEDFRSENISGSGIRALAEAIEKEGVEVLGLTSYGDLTSFAQQSSRASCFILSIDDDELMLGELGADGELPELATAIIELRAFVAEVRRRNADIPIFLYGETRTSRHLPNDILRELHGFIHMFEDTPEFVARHIIREAKVYLDSLAPPFFKELVKYADEGSYSWHCPGHSGGVAFLKNPLGQMFHQFFGENMLRADVCNAVDELGQLLDHTGPVAASERNAARIFSADHLFFVTNGTSTSNKIVWHATVAPGDIVLVDRNCHKSILHAITMTHAIPVFLTPTRNHFGIIGPIPRDEFKPENIRKKIEANPFAREALRKNPNAKPRILTITQSTYDGVVYNVEQIKDLLGDLVDTLHFDEAWLPHAEFHPFYQDMHAIGAGRPRTGALVFATHSTHKLLAGISQASQIVVQDSENRTFDKHRFNEAYLMHTSTSPQYAIIASCDVAAAMMEPPGGTALVEESIAEAIDFRRAMRKVDAEYGDDWFFSVWGPDNLSEEGIGSRADWLLKPNDRWHGFGPLAPGFNMLDPIKATIITPGLDVDGEFGETGIPAAIVTKYLAEHGIIVEKTGLYSFFIMFTIGITKGRWNSMVTELQQFKDDYDNNQPLWRVLPEFVAQYPLYERVGLRDLCTQIHDVYRANDIARLTTEMYLSNMEPAMKPSDAFAKLAHREIDRVPLDELEGRVTSILLTPYPPGIPLLIPGERFNKTIVNYLRFARDFNERFPGFHTDIHGLVAEEMNGRIEYYVDCVRD